A single region of the Silene latifolia isolate original U9 population chromosome 8, ASM4854445v1, whole genome shotgun sequence genome encodes:
- the LOC141594858 gene encoding uncharacterized protein LOC141594858, whose protein sequence is MSKHTNLFTFLKRKEPEPATTTTNEEVMPESSTPVIEQNIFETHRTETDETKDLLLSLERYPGLRVPMWDYRYEKRDQTRRAYLKLKPYQPILKSFLFSGPDSHHRRFQASWYKRFPDWLEYSTSKNVAFCLLCYLFADKPNRNTKTFTLVGFNNWKKVNDGDNCPFITHVGGGPCSTHNNSVRAKIDLLNDRGHIRHALISRREEQIKRNRVRLMTSINVVRLLTLQACPLKGHNESENSENRGNFLEFHKAFARYNDKVSKAIENTDYNAKYVAPSI, encoded by the coding sequence ATGAGTAAGCACACAAATCTTTTCACCTTTCTTAAACGAAAAGAACCAGAGCCTGCTACGACTACGACAAATGAAGAGGTTATGCCTGAATCATCCACTCCTGTTATTGAGCAAAACATATTTGAAACACATAGAACTGAAACTGACGAGACTAAGGACCTTCTTTTGTCTTTGGAGCGGTATCCAGGGTTACGCGTACCTATGTGGGATTACCGATATGAGAAGCGAGACCAAACACGCAGAGCTTATTTAAAATTGAAGCCTTATCAGCCTATATTAAAAAGTTTTCTGTTTTCAGGCCCCGATAGTCATCATCGTCGATTTCAGGCTTCATGGTATAAAAGGTTTCCGGATTGGCTAGAGTATTCAACTTCCAAAAATGTTGCGTTTTGTTTGTTATGCTATTTATTTGCAGATAAACCTAATCGTAATACAAAAACTTTTACTTTGGTTGGGTTTAACAATTGGAAGAAAGTAAATGATGGAGATAATTGTCCATTTATTACTCATGTGGGTGGAGGTCCTTGTTCGACACATAATAACTCTGTGAGAGCTAAGATTGATCTTTTGAATGACCGAGGACATATTCGTCATGCTTTGATTTCACGACGAGAAGAACAAATAAAAAGAAATCGGGTACGTCTAATGACCTCAATTAATGTAGTGAGGTTGTTAACCTTACAGGCTTGCCCTCTGAAAGGTCATAATGAGTCGGAAAATTCAGAAAACCGAGGAAACTTCTTAGAGTTTCATAAAGCTTTTGCTAGATATAATGATAAAGTTTCAAAAGCCATCGAGAATACTGATTATAATGCCAAATATGTTGCACCGTCAATCTAG